Proteins from a single region of Psilocybe cubensis strain MGC-MH-2018 chromosome 3, whole genome shotgun sequence:
- a CDS encoding WSC domain-containing protein (WSC domain-containing protein ARB_07867), which translates to MPFSFALLLGGGGALLSSRVAAQTIPAIPAVLPVNWTSVGCFSDISTSRTLAATSLVQDPMTIETCISFCDSGGFLFAGVEFGHCDSTIQIPSTAEPATDCNMACSGNASELCGGPIRLNIFQSNRPPPVIVQNITTGTGLWTYQGCFTDSPQARTLGTGANIPLGTTPESCAAACLAQGGFTFAGVENGHECWCDNTVHAPTQRVGDADCRQICQVNHAEYCGNANRVAVYEFSPTGKPPGPQVCLDTNLANFTLRAQFKNPPITGPSSVPLKVVAVEIVKNVVWTVLSACTTCCSEWPSISLSNSIISPHSVVVSTQQMTSTFTNDGESPNFVASVPAFAGSQAYCTMTDPTAPVGSPPILAFNGQANAFSLCTNTSANARVDLVFSPVTDTSGPTTYKTSPDPQTGCSGGGIIVYIVEPSDVVGHIRVGTRPGSHESA; encoded by the exons atgcctttttctttcgCGTTGTTATTGGGTGGCGGTGGGGCGTTGTTGAGTTCT CGCGTGGCCGCCCAAACTATTCCAGCTATTCCAGCAGTGTTACCTGTGAATTGGACGTCTGTGGGGTGCTTTAG TGACATCTCGACATCGCGTACTTTGGCTGCTACTTCATTGGTTCAAGACCCTATGACTATTGAGACTTGTATCAGTTTCTGTGACTCTGGCGGGTTTTTGTTCGCGGGAGTTGAATTCGGAC ATTGCGATTCGACGATTCAAATTCCAAGTACGGCAGAACCAGCGACAGATTGTAACATGGCATGCAGCGGGAATGCTAGCGAACTTTGTGGTGGACCTATCCGTCTAAACATCTTCCAAAGCAACAGGCCCCCTCCTGTTATCGTTCAGAACATTACAACTGGAACGGGTCTATGGACGTACCAAGGATGTTTCAC GGATTCTCCTCAGGCAAGAACTCTGGGAACAGGCGCGAACATCCCACTTGGTACGACTCCTGAATCTTGCGCTGCTGCATGTTTGGCACAAGGCGGATTCACATTTGCGGGTGTTGAAAATGGACACGAATGCT GGTGCGACAACACAGTCCATGCACCAACACAACGGGTCGGAGACGCAGATTGCCGCCAAATCTGCCAGGTGAATCATGCTGAATACTGCGGGAATGCGAATCGCGTGGCGGTGTATGAGTTCTCGCCGACTGGGAAGCCGCCTGGTCCGCAAGTTTGTTTGGACACAAACTTGGCGAATTTTACGTTGAGGGCGCAGTTCAAGAACCCTCCCATTACTGGGCCATCTAGCGTTCCTCTCAAGGTTGTGGCTGTGGAAATTGTGAAGAATGTTGTGTGGACCGTTCTTTCT GCATGCACGACGTGCTGCTCGGAATGGCCGTCCATCAGCCTCTCGAACTCGATTATCAGCCCGCATTCAGTAGTTGTTTCAACTCAGCAAATGACATCTACTTTTACAAATGACGGTGAATCTCCTAACTTTGTTGCTTCTGTACCTGCATTCGCAGGCTCTCAGGCATACTGCACCATG ACCGATCCTACGGCCCCCGTCGGCAGCCCACCGATTCTGGCCTTTAATGGACAAGCCAATGCGTTTTCTCTTTGCACCAATACGAGTGCTAACGCACGTGTGGATCTTGTCTTCTCTCCTGTCACAG ATACATCCGGACCCACAACGTACAAGACAAGCCCAGACCCCCAGACCGGATGCTCGGGAGGCGGCATCATCGTCTACATCGTTGAGCCATCGGATGTTGTGGGCCATATCCGCGTCGGAACCCGTCCGGGGTCGCATGAATCGGCATGA
- a CDS encoding Putative mitochondrial carnitine O-acetyltransferase: MASSTEFSDRKPSNRTLAYQDKLPKLPIPALEDTCSRYLRALEGLQDEKEHEITKAAVKEFLETDGPKLHAMLQEYAKDKASYIEEFWYESYLSHSDPVVLALNPFFVLENDPTPDRGTQLPRAASLIVSSLGFIHDLRAGILEPDNVRGIPLDMDQYSRLFGTSRIPTDEESRLIVYIQDWFDVLDEDNLPVLTEREVLRNLQAIVSDADKTDKSKVARGAIGVLSTENRKVWSGLRGMLAKDKNNKSCLDIVDNALFVVCLDDAAPESLADLCSNFLCGTYNLQEGEQVGTCTNRWYDKLQIIVCADGAAGINFEHTGVDGHTVLRFAADIFTEGLMLLARSINPSAPTLFHAPLSPRARAYKPPRGGQKSPIHTEKIDTTPKKLEWNLTPELRAGVRYAETRISDLICQNDCQALEFKGYGKNFITSHGLSPDAFVQMAFQAAYFGLYGRTECVYEPAMTKAFLHGRTEAIRSVQPESVHFTKTFYSEASPSQKVAALRKACDTHVKLTKACSQGLGQDRHLYAIYCLIQRQLQNKTESEPNGIVPSSPSPPPSYKIDKMPAIFTDHGWALLGTSILSTSNCGNPALRLFGFGPVAAEGYGIGYIIKEDGISICASSKHLQTRRFLDTLQGYLLEIQRQLIQLHRSANQRPAPFVDHLGILRDSKTGRPIHGATSDPGSSDEEEVALPGYSFFDSGEVALLGRKKKSPFSDIGKVIPLAEY; this comes from the exons ATGGCTTCCTCTACTGAATTCTCTGACAGGAAACCATCGAATCGGACGCTGGCATATCAAGACAAGCTACCCAAGCTACCGATACCCGCCCTCGAAGACACTTGTAGTCGGTACCTCCGTGCACTTGAGGGCTTGCAGGATGAGAAGGAGCACGAAATCACTAAAGCAGCGGTCAAGGAATTCCTGGAAACAGATGGCCCCAAGCTGCATGCTATGTTGCAGGAATACGCCAAAGACAAGGCGAG TTACATCGAGGAATTCTG GTACGAATCATACCTCTCGCACAGCGATCCCGTTGTACTTGCCTTAAACCCTTTCTTCGTTCTCGA GAATGACCCAACACCGGATCGCGGTACCCAGCTTCCTCGAGCCGCATCTCTCATTGTTTCTTCTCTCGGTTTCATCCATGACCTGCGGGCAGGCATTCTTGAACCAGACAACGTCCGCGGCATCCCTCTCGATATGGACCAATATTCTCGCCTTTTTGGAACCTCCAGAATACCCACAGAT GAAGAGTCACGGCTAATAGTCTATATCCAAGATTGGTTCGATGTTCTCGACGAAGATAATCTACCAGTCTTGACGGAACGGGAAGTGTTGCGCAATTTGCAGGCAATTGTGTCCGACGCTGATAAAACAGATAAATCGAAG GTAGCTAGAGGTGCTATTGGAGTCCTATCAACAGAAAATCGGAAAGTGTGGTCTGGCCTACGCGGCATGCTTGCAAAGGACAAGAACAACAAATCATGTCTTGATATCGTAGACAACGCACTCTTTGTTGTTTGCCTTGACGATGCTGCCCCGGAATCTCTGGCTGATCTTTGCAGTAACTTCTTGTGCGGAACATACAATCTCCAAGAAGGAGAACAAGTAGGAACTTGCACTAATCGCTGGTACGATAAA CTTCAAATCATCGTATGTGCTGATGGGGCAGCTGGAATCAACTTCGAACATACAGGAGTCGATGGACACACTGTTTTGCG ATTTGCTGCTGACATATTCACCGAAGGACTTATGCTTCTGGCCAGATCCATCAACCCATCCGCTCCGACACTCTTCCACGCTCCACTTTCCCCGCGAGCAAGAGCATATAAACCCCCTCGTGGTGGTCAGA AATCTCCTATTCACACCGAGAAGATTGACACGACGCCCAAGAAGCTTGAATGGAACTTGACACCTGAGCTGCGTGCCGGTGTGCGATATGCAGAGACTCGGATCAGCGATCTGATTTGCCAGAACGATTGCCAGGCCCTCGAATTCAAGGGATACGGGAAGAACTTTATCACTAGTCATGGGTTGAGTCCCGATGCCTTTGTCCAAATGGCCTTCCAGGCGGCGTATTTTGGGCTGTATG GCCGAACGGAATGTGTCTACGAGCCCGCGATGACCAAAGCTTTCTTGCATGGTCGTACGGAAGCCATCCGCTCCGTCCAACCGGAGAGTGTACACTTTACGAAG ACATTCTATTCTGAAGCTTCGCCATCTCAAAAAGTGGCTGCGCTTCGCAAGGCGTGTGATACCCATGTCAAACTGACTAAAGCATGCAGTCAAGGATTGGGCCAGGACAG ACACCTATATGCGATTTACTGCCTCATTCAACGACAACTGCAGAACAAGACGGAATCAGAACCTAATGGTATTGTTCCTTCCTCGCCATCTCCGCCCCCTTCGTACAAGATCGACAAGATGCCCGCCATTTTTACCGATCACGGATGGGCACTCCTCGGGACGAGCATCCTGTCAACATCAAATTGCGGTAACCCTGCCCTAAGGTTGTTCGGATTCGGACCTGTAGCTGCTGAAGGTTATGGAATCGGGTACATCATCAAAGAGGATGGCATTTCCAT TTGCGCTTCATCGAAACATCTTCAGACTCGTCGGTTCTTGGATACACTGCAGGGATACCTCCTCGAGATCCAGCGGCAGCTCATTCAGCTGCATAGGTCAGCCAATCAGCGTCCTGCGCCGTTCGTCGACCATCTAGGAATTTTGCGTGATTCGAAGACGGGTAGGCCTATCCATGGTGCCACGTCCGATCCGGGGTCAtctgatgaggaagaagttgCCCTTC CTGGATACTCGTTCTTTGATAGTGGAGAGGTCGCACTTTTGGGGCGAAAGAAGAAGTCGCCGTTTTCCGATATCG GCAAAGTTATACCACTGGCGGAGTACTGA
- a CDS encoding Protein rds1, whose product MKFSKLFGGLLSLASVVHAVPTPSGGLGTNGSEPYYHPLSDFDFQSINLALNQEWIELDLFHHGLAKFSVEEFEAAGLNAEDRYLIQFMAEQEVGHAELLTNILGPRAAKQCTYQYPFETVREFVDFCQKLTRFGESGVYGFLEHLNSRDAAQLLLQSITTEARQQMIFRQFEGLFPMPVWFETGISQSMAWTLLAPYLVTCPAENPRIEWTNFPALNIINNPDATPLYNTSIIGNNTTPAITHNRSEPLSYPGREVFLTWDAPGQIVSYNNSYVTNTTAGAPAYVAWISQLNVTYTELFNISGRSGQTIQPSGNVYGDNTAPIVNGTMFIAVTDTNVPISPANVSMLNDHIVAGPALYQSG is encoded by the coding sequence ATGAAATTCTCAAAACTATTCGGAGgccttctctctctcgctAGCGTTGTCCATGCGGTTCCTACTCCCTCTGGTGGGCTTGGGACTAATGGAAGCGAACCTTATTATCACCCTCTGAGCGACTTCGACTTCCAGTCTATCAACTTGGCACTTAATCAGGAGTGGATTGAGCTCGACCTCTTCCACCACGGCCTCGCGAAATTCTCAGTGGAAGAGTTTGAAGCTGCCGGACTGAACGCAGAAGACCGATACCTCATCCAATTCATGGCCGAGCAAGAAGTCGGGCACGCAGAACTGCTCACCAATATTCTCGGACCCAGGGCAGCGAAGCAGTGTACGTACCAGTATCCGTTCGAAACTGTGCGCGAGTTCGTCGACTTCTGCCAGAAGCTCACGCGCTTTGGTGAATCTGGTGTGTATGGATTCCTGGAGCACCTGAACTCGCGCGATGCGGCGCAGTTGTTACTGCAGTCTATTACGACAGAGGCGAGGCAGCAAATGATCTTTAGGCAGTTTGAGGGATTGTTCCCGATGCCTGTGTGGTTCGAGACAGGTATTTCCCAGTCGATGGCATGGACGCTCCTCGCACCCTACCTTGTCACCTGCCCCGCTGAAAACCCGCGCATTGAGTGGACAAACTTCCCCGCTCTCAATATTATCAACAACCCCGATGCTACTCCTCTGTATAACACTTCTATCATTGGCAACAACACCACCCCTGCTATCACCCACAACCGCAGCGAGCCCCTCTCCTACCCTGGACGCGAAGTCTTCTTGACGTGGGATGCTCCCGGCCAGATTGTCAGCTACAACAACAGCTACGTGACGAACACAACAGCTGGTGCTCCCGCCTATGTCGCCTGGATTTCCCAGCTCAACGTCACCTACACAGAGCTCTTCAATATCAGCGGACGTAGCGGACAGACCATCCAGCCCAGCGGCAACGTGTATGGCGATAACACGGCGCCTATCGTCAACGGTACCATGTTTATCGCTGTCACCGATACGAATGTCCCCATCTCACCCGCCAATGTGTCGATGCTGAACGACCACATCGTCGCGGGCCCTGCTCTGTACCAATCTGGTTAG
- a CDS encoding OPA3-like protein, translated as MASAKLATLIIRTLAKPISTRIKEQARQHERFRGLCVNLAQFMYRSEVKLRTNILGEPAKHIRPLSEAKAIDNGANALAEGFLFTVAAALIIGETWRSSRNQSKRRDTVDDQLEDLGARIAGLNTRIEEMAQKWEEERSAETQRNDELARILERVVEIGLRGGWVEFKDTPVQLPRVQLAPPALVQLRGGAGLLPSSSSSSQSADTDAFPTPVAHTGPTSVFVSASLPEPLPSSSPNTSSSHPPSNSTSREPDSTPKVVPGNVRD; from the exons ATGGCATCCGCGAAACTCGCAACCCTCATTATCAGG ACGCTGGCCAAACCCATCTCCACTCGAATCAAGGAACAGGCGCGGCA GCATGAGCGATTCCGCGGGCTGTGCGTCAACCTCGCGCAGTTCATGTACCGCTCCGAGGTGAAGCTGCGTACCAATATCCTCGGCGAGCCAGCTAAACACATTCGCCCACTCTCCGAAGCAAA AGCCATCGACAACGGCGCAAATGCGCTGGCAGAAGGATTCCTCTTTACTGTTGCTGCGGCGCTCATCATCGGAGAAACGTGGCGCTCGTCGCGTAATCAAAGCAAGCGGCGCGATACCGTCGACGACCAACTCGAGGATCTGGGTGCGCGCATTGCGGGGCTGAACACGCGAATTGAAGAGATGGCGCAGAagtgggaggaggagcggaGTGCGGAGACACAAAG AAACGACGAGCTCGCGCGTATACTTGAACGCGTCGTTGAGATCGGCCTGCGCGGCGGCTGGGTAGAGTTCAAGGACACACCCGTCCAGCTGCCCCGCGTCCAGCTCGCCCCGCCCGCGCTCGTGCAGCTGCGGGGTGGGGCGGGACTGCtaccttcttcctcatcctcatcacaGTCCGCAGACACTGACGCGTTCCCAACCCCCGTCGCGCACACGGGCCCCACGTCTGTGTTTGTCTCCGCGTCGCTGCCTGAGCCGCtgccttcttcctctcccaATACGTCCTCGTCTCATCCCCCATCTAATTCCACATCCCGGGAACCGGATTCAACGCCGAAAGTGGTACCGGGGAACGTGCGGGATTAG